From the genome of Kryptolebias marmoratus isolate JLee-2015 linkage group LG19, ASM164957v2, whole genome shotgun sequence, one region includes:
- the gje1 gene encoding gap junction epsilon-1 protein isoform X2, producing the protein MSLNYIRNFYEGCLRPPTVIGQFHTLFFGSVRMFFLGVLGFAVYGNEALHFSCDPDRRELNLFCYNQFRPITPQVFWALQLVTVLVPGAVFHLYAACKNIDQEEILDRPIYTVFYIISVLLRIILEIIAFWLQSHLFGFQVHALYMCDASSLEKAFNVTKCMVPEHFEKTIFLSAMYTFTVITILLCIAEIFEILCRRLGYLNNQ; encoded by the exons ATGTCTTTAAACTACATCAGAAACTTCTACGAAGGATGC CTCCGGCCTCCTACGGTGATAGGCCAGTTCCACACCTTGTTCTTCGGATCGGTCCGGATGTTCTTCCTGGGCGTTCTTGGCTTCGCCGTCTATGGGAATGAAGCTCTGCACTTCAGTTGCGACCCAGACCGCCGGGAACTCAACCTGTTCTGTTACAACCAGTTCAGACCCATCACACCTCAG GTCTTTTGGGCGCTGCAGCTGGTAACTGTGCTGGTTCCCGGGGCAGTGTTTCATCTTTACGCCGCCTGTAAGAACATTGACCAAGAGGAGATCCTTGATCGACCCATCTACACTGTCTTCTACATCATTTCTGTTCTTCTGCGTATCATTCTGGAAATAATCGCCTTCTGGCTGCAAAGCCACCTCTTTGGCTTTCAG GTTCATGCTCTGTACATGTGTGACGCCAGCTCTTTGGAAAAGGCCTTTAATGTGACTAAATGCATGGTACCAGAACACTTTGAAAAAACCATCTTCCTCAGCGCCATGTACACCTTCACAGTGATCACCATACTGCTGTGCATTGCTGAGATATTTGAGATACTTTGCCGGCGGCTCGGTTATCTCAACAATCAGTGA
- the gje1 gene encoding gap junction epsilon-1 protein isoform X1 → MDGKQRGGMNSTAPGIRLLRPPTVIGQFHTLFFGSVRMFFLGVLGFAVYGNEALHFSCDPDRRELNLFCYNQFRPITPQVFWALQLVTVLVPGAVFHLYAACKNIDQEEILDRPIYTVFYIISVLLRIILEIIAFWLQSHLFGFQVHALYMCDASSLEKAFNVTKCMVPEHFEKTIFLSAMYTFTVITILLCIAEIFEILCRRLGYLNNQ, encoded by the exons ATGGATGGAAAACAGAGGGGGGGAATGAACAGCACGGCGCCAGGAATACGGTTG CTCCGGCCTCCTACGGTGATAGGCCAGTTCCACACCTTGTTCTTCGGATCGGTCCGGATGTTCTTCCTGGGCGTTCTTGGCTTCGCCGTCTATGGGAATGAAGCTCTGCACTTCAGTTGCGACCCAGACCGCCGGGAACTCAACCTGTTCTGTTACAACCAGTTCAGACCCATCACACCTCAG GTCTTTTGGGCGCTGCAGCTGGTAACTGTGCTGGTTCCCGGGGCAGTGTTTCATCTTTACGCCGCCTGTAAGAACATTGACCAAGAGGAGATCCTTGATCGACCCATCTACACTGTCTTCTACATCATTTCTGTTCTTCTGCGTATCATTCTGGAAATAATCGCCTTCTGGCTGCAAAGCCACCTCTTTGGCTTTCAG GTTCATGCTCTGTACATGTGTGACGCCAGCTCTTTGGAAAAGGCCTTTAATGTGACTAAATGCATGGTACCAGAACACTTTGAAAAAACCATCTTCCTCAGCGCCATGTACACCTTCACAGTGATCACCATACTGCTGTGCATTGCTGAGATATTTGAGATACTTTGCCGGCGGCTCGGTTATCTCAACAATCAGTGA